The Chrysiogenia bacterium genome has a window encoding:
- a CDS encoding flippase-like domain-containing protein — translation MKKLVVTVVALGAIIWWLTQRVDLTEAWTALGEAHWQWLVLAVVVQFTNIYTKGVRWAFAIEGAIGERPRSLVFRSTMMGFAGNFVMPARMGELLRAAILHRHNPGVGYTRALASAALTQFFDLIYLLCILAGFALMGVGSQLVSPYAAMTFLAAALGALVVVFVFAWRGDWVEQVLDKLLGDREGLPARIKNIVHSIHDSSQLVRNPRFFAPIFGLSTLCWIFEISTVWCGMLAFGIDASPSMAGLTMVALALSFALPITPGNVGTHQVVSVLVLGYFGIAESTVLAFSIGLHFTIALSIIGVGGVMLAMEGMGLKELQEEIEAEKKALARET, via the coding sequence ATGAAAAAGCTCGTCGTTACCGTGGTCGCACTGGGGGCCATCATCTGGTGGCTCACCCAGCGCGTGGACCTCACCGAGGCGTGGACGGCGCTGGGCGAGGCCCACTGGCAGTGGCTGGTGCTGGCGGTCGTGGTCCAGTTCACCAATATCTATACCAAGGGCGTGCGCTGGGCATTCGCCATCGAGGGCGCCATCGGTGAGCGTCCGCGCTCGCTGGTTTTTCGCTCGACCATGATGGGTTTCGCCGGGAACTTCGTGATGCCCGCACGCATGGGCGAGCTCCTGCGCGCCGCCATTCTCCACCGCCACAATCCGGGGGTGGGCTACACCCGCGCGCTGGCCAGCGCGGCGCTCACGCAGTTCTTCGACCTGATCTACCTGCTCTGCATCCTCGCGGGCTTTGCGCTGATGGGGGTGGGCTCGCAGCTCGTGAGCCCCTACGCGGCGATGACCTTCCTCGCCGCGGCGCTCGGCGCGCTGGTGGTGGTCTTTGTCTTTGCCTGGCGCGGCGACTGGGTGGAACAGGTTCTCGACAAGTTGCTGGGCGATCGCGAGGGACTGCCCGCGCGCATCAAGAACATCGTCCATTCGATCCACGATTCGAGCCAGCTCGTTCGCAACCCGCGCTTTTTCGCGCCGATCTTCGGGCTGAGCACCCTGTGCTGGATCTTCGAGATCAGCACCGTGTGGTGCGGCATGCTGGCCTTCGGCATCGATGCCAGCCCCAGCATGGCGGGGCTCACCATGGTGGCGCTGGCCCTGTCCTTTGCCCTGCCGATCACGCCGGGCAATGTGGGCACGCACCAGGTGGTGAGCGTGCTGGTGCTCGGTTACTTCGGCATTGCCGAGTCCACGGTGCTGGCCTTCAGCATCGGGCTGCACTTCACAATTGCGCTATCGATCATCGGGGTCGGTGGCGTGATGCTCGCCATGGAAGGCATGGGGCTCAAAGAGCTGCAGGAAGAGATCGAAGCGGAGAAGAAAGCGCTGGCGAGGGAAACATAA